From Chryseobacterium salivictor, a single genomic window includes:
- a CDS encoding ABC transporter ATP-binding protein: MIDNIIEIKNLNFGFDKNKPILKDVNLMVPKGSIYGFLGSNGAGKSTTMRLIMGLFNDDANSVKVFDTLVSNLYPEGFNKIGSLIDYPAFYDHLSGYDNLMIVCILRNLNISRIDEILELVGLTEARNIKMKKYSLGMKQRLAIGLALISDPELLVLDEPVNGLDPNGMKEVRELLIKLNKEYGVTVFISSHLLLEIEKMVTHIGIISNGEIKFQGSKEDLNELYRFQKTKFSLKNAKNFEALLAENYQVEFKNETDCEIVTNSPKQISDINKILVDHGAEIHQISPAGGLEEWFMEISKQN, from the coding sequence ATGATCGACAATATAATTGAAATTAAAAATTTGAACTTTGGCTTCGATAAAAATAAACCGATATTAAAAGATGTCAATTTAATGGTACCGAAAGGATCGATCTATGGTTTTCTGGGTTCCAACGGTGCTGGAAAATCCACAACGATGCGACTGATAATGGGACTTTTTAATGATGATGCAAATTCTGTAAAAGTGTTTGATACGTTAGTTTCAAATTTGTATCCGGAAGGTTTTAATAAAATTGGTTCCCTCATCGATTATCCCGCTTTTTACGATCATCTTTCCGGCTATGATAATTTAATGATCGTATGTATTTTGAGGAACTTGAACATTAGTAGAATCGATGAGATTTTAGAATTGGTTGGACTGACAGAGGCGAGAAATATAAAAATGAAAAAATATTCTCTGGGGATGAAACAAAGATTAGCAATTGGTTTGGCTTTAATCAGCGATCCTGAACTGCTGGTTTTAGATGAGCCCGTAAATGGATTGGATCCGAATGGAATGAAGGAAGTTCGGGAACTATTGATTAAATTAAATAAGGAATATGGCGTCACAGTTTTTATTTCAAGTCACTTGCTTTTAGAAATCGAAAAAATGGTAACACACATTGGGATCATTTCAAATGGGGAGATAAAATTTCAAGGCAGTAAAGAGGATCTTAATGAACTCTACCGATTTCAGAAAACAAAATTCAGCTTGAAAAATGCCAAAAACTTTGAAGCGCTTTTAGCAGAAAATTATCAGGTAGAATTTAAAAATGAGACGGATTGTGAAATCGTAACCAATTCACCCAAGCAGATCTCTGACATCAATAAAATTTTAGTTGATCATGGCGCAGAGATTCATCAGATCTCTCCTGCAGGAGGTTTAGAAGAATGGTTCATGGAAATTTCAAAACAAAATTAG
- a CDS encoding M13 family metallopeptidase, producing the protein MKRITIAALAFTGVVLLNSCSTAKVATTETETTVTTDVKPVPTKDEGINLSYMDTTVRPQDNFFNYVNGNWMKTAEIPSDKTSWGSFNALREDVDNASLGILDKILADKFAPGSEGQKIQNLYGTFMDWNKRNADGINPVKGDLQKIDQIKTVAQLQSYLTEATKTGDNPFYAWRVSPDMKNSVMNAVYFGGASLGLGRDYYQKDNDANTKTLAEYKNYLAQLFTIIGQKNADQTAQNVVNFEKKLAKDLLTNEQNRDANLRYNPKTLPELSKLVKNVNLPKYLTEAGVKTDKVIVSELKYYQNMDSWMTDKNLPLIKEYMKARMIAGNAGNLDKQLDDLNFNFYSKYLQGQQEQRAMNKRGLGVINGVLGEAFGKLYVDQYFPAEAKQQMETYIGYLKKSFQQHIADNDWMSPETKVKAQEKLSKFSVKIAYPDTWKDYSQLQLTGPAEGGTYYKNLQNITEWSYAKNLAKVGKPVDKTEWGMSPQTVNAYYSGSNNEIVFPAAILQPPFFNFKADPAVNFGGIGAVIGHEIGHGFDDSGSRFDGDGNLNNWWTDADRKNFDAKVGQLAAQYDKYEPVKGSFVNGKFTSGENIGDLGGVAVAYTALQMYLKDHGNPGLISGFTQDQRFFMSWATVWRTKSTEQYMVNQVKTDPHSPGYFRAFAPLVNQDSFYKAFDIKPGDDLYKAPEERIKIW; encoded by the coding sequence ATGAAAAGAATTACCATCGCAGCCCTCGCTTTTACGGGAGTTGTTTTACTGAATTCCTGTTCAACTGCGAAAGTTGCAACTACAGAAACAGAAACGACAGTAACTACTGATGTAAAGCCAGTACCAACCAAAGACGAGGGAATCAATCTTTCCTATATGGATACCACGGTTCGTCCACAGGATAATTTCTTTAATTATGTCAATGGAAACTGGATGAAAACTGCCGAAATCCCTTCTGATAAAACAAGCTGGGGAAGCTTCAACGCTTTAAGAGAAGATGTTGACAATGCTTCTTTAGGAATTTTAGATAAAATCCTGGCTGACAAATTCGCGCCGGGTTCCGAAGGTCAGAAAATCCAAAACCTGTACGGAACATTTATGGATTGGAACAAGAGAAATGCCGACGGAATTAATCCGGTTAAAGGTGATTTACAAAAGATTGATCAAATCAAAACAGTTGCACAATTACAAAGCTATTTAACAGAAGCAACCAAAACCGGAGATAATCCTTTCTACGCCTGGCGGGTAAGTCCGGATATGAAAAACTCCGTGATGAACGCTGTTTACTTTGGTGGCGCATCATTAGGTTTAGGCCGTGACTATTATCAAAAAGACAACGACGCGAATACCAAAACTTTGGCGGAATATAAAAATTACCTTGCGCAGTTGTTTACCATTATTGGTCAGAAAAACGCAGATCAAACGGCACAGAACGTTGTGAATTTCGAAAAGAAACTTGCGAAAGATCTTTTGACCAACGAGCAGAACCGCGATGCCAATCTTCGTTATAATCCTAAAACATTGCCTGAACTTTCAAAATTGGTGAAGAATGTTAACTTGCCGAAATACCTGACCGAGGCCGGTGTGAAAACGGATAAAGTCATCGTAAGCGAGCTGAAATATTACCAGAATATGGATTCCTGGATGACCGATAAAAACCTTCCGCTGATCAAAGAATATATGAAAGCCAGAATGATTGCCGGTAACGCAGGTAATCTTGACAAGCAGTTGGATGATCTGAATTTTAATTTCTATTCTAAATATCTTCAGGGTCAGCAGGAGCAGAGAGCGATGAACAAAAGAGGTTTAGGCGTTATTAATGGAGTCTTGGGCGAAGCTTTCGGTAAATTGTATGTAGACCAATATTTCCCGGCTGAAGCGAAACAGCAGATGGAAACCTATATCGGTTATTTGAAAAAGTCATTCCAGCAGCATATTGCAGACAATGACTGGATGTCTCCCGAAACGAAAGTTAAAGCACAAGAAAAATTATCAAAATTCTCTGTGAAAATCGCTTATCCAGATACCTGGAAAGATTATTCTCAACTGCAACTGACCGGCCCGGCCGAAGGTGGAACGTATTATAAAAACTTACAGAACATCACCGAATGGTCTTATGCAAAGAATTTAGCTAAAGTTGGAAAACCAGTTGATAAAACGGAATGGGGAATGTCGCCGCAAACCGTGAACGCTTATTACAGTGGTTCTAACAACGAAATCGTGTTCCCGGCAGCCATTCTTCAGCCGCCTTTCTTCAACTTCAAAGCAGATCCTGCCGTTAACTTCGGGGGAATTGGTGCGGTGATCGGTCACGAGATCGGCCACGGTTTCGATGATTCCGGTTCAAGATTTGACGGAGATGGAAATTTGAATAATTGGTGGACAGACGCAGACCGTAAAAATTTCGATGCAAAAGTGGGGCAACTTGCTGCGCAATATGATAAATACGAACCGGTGAAAGGAAGTTTCGTTAACGGTAAATTTACCAGCGGCGAAAACATCGGTGATTTGGGTGGAGTAGCAGTTGCTTATACCGCTCTTCAAATGTATTTGAAAGATCATGGAAATCCGGGATTAATCAGTGGATTTACACAGGATCAAAGATTCTTTATGAGTTGGGCCACGGTTTGGAGAACCAAATCTACAGAGCAATATATGGTGAATCAGGTGAAAACCGACCCTCACTCGCCAGGGTATTTCCGGGCGTTTGCACCTTTGGTAAACCAGGATTCATTCTACAAAGCGTTCGACATCAAGCCGGGTGATGATTTATATAAAGCACCGGAAGAAAGAATAAAGATCTGGTAA
- a CDS encoding M13 family metallopeptidase translates to MKNINIGILAFAGVIALNSCASKVANPVQPAEPAVETVKETPENGLDFTTFDKSVRPQDDFYNFVNGSWMKTAVIPADKSTWGSFNKLAEDTDNNSMTILHSLLNDKFAPGSEGKKIQDLYGTYMDMAKRNADGISPIKADLAKIDGIKSLADLQNYLIEATKNGENPFYSWAVFSDLKDSKMNAVYLGDASLGLGRDYYQKVNPKNTETLAKYTDYVSSMLNVLGYKNSGATANNIVNFEKSIAQTYLTNEQIRDATLQYNPRTMPELSKLVKNVNLPKYLTEVGVNTDKAIIGELKYYQNLDQFINAKNLPLIKDYMKFHLLSGSASYLSKDLDDMKFNFYGKYLRGQDVQRAQDKRGFELINSSLGEAFGKLYVDKYFPAEAKAQMVELIGYLKKSFAEHITNLGWMSPITKEKALNKLNKFTVKVAYPDKWKDYSKLAINPKDTGGTLYGNLQNLTSWQYDRELEKVGKPVDRTEWGMTPQTVNAYYNPVNNEIVFPAAILQPPFFNPKADAAINFGGIGAVIGHEITHGFDDSGAQFDADGNLVDWWTPEDKANFEKATKALAAQYDKYEPVKGTFVNGTFTNGENIADLGGVNISYDALQMYLKDHGNPGLISGYSQEQRFFMSWATVWRTLQKEAALINQIKTNEHSPGLYRAFGPLVNTDAFYKAFNVKEGDQLYKKPEDRVKIW, encoded by the coding sequence ATGAAAAATATAAACATCGGTATTCTGGCTTTTGCCGGAGTAATCGCCCTGAATTCATGTGCTTCTAAAGTGGCAAATCCGGTACAGCCCGCTGAGCCGGCGGTGGAAACTGTAAAAGAAACGCCGGAAAACGGTTTAGATTTCACCACGTTTGATAAGTCCGTCCGTCCGCAGGATGATTTCTATAATTTTGTGAACGGAAGCTGGATGAAAACTGCAGTAATTCCTGCAGATAAATCGACCTGGGGTTCATTTAATAAACTGGCGGAAGACACGGATAATAATTCGATGACGATCCTTCATTCTTTGCTGAATGATAAATTTGCGCCCGGAAGCGAGGGTAAAAAAATCCAGGATTTGTACGGCACTTACATGGATATGGCCAAAAGAAATGCGGACGGAATTTCACCTATCAAAGCCGATTTAGCAAAAATAGATGGCATTAAATCACTTGCAGATTTACAGAATTATTTGATTGAAGCGACTAAAAACGGAGAAAATCCTTTTTACTCTTGGGCTGTGTTTTCAGATTTGAAAGATTCGAAAATGAACGCAGTCTATTTAGGAGACGCCAGCCTTGGGCTAGGAAGAGATTATTATCAGAAGGTAAATCCAAAAAATACAGAAACGCTGGCAAAATATACAGATTATGTTTCTTCGATGTTAAATGTTTTAGGATATAAAAACTCCGGGGCAACTGCAAATAATATTGTTAATTTCGAGAAAAGTATCGCTCAGACTTATCTGACCAATGAGCAAATCCGCGATGCCACCTTACAGTATAATCCGCGAACAATGCCGGAACTGTCAAAGTTGGTGAAAAATGTAAACCTGCCAAAATATTTGACAGAAGTTGGGGTAAATACGGATAAAGCGATTATCGGGGAATTAAAATATTACCAAAATTTAGATCAATTCATCAATGCGAAAAATCTTCCTTTAATTAAAGATTATATGAAATTTCATCTTCTTTCGGGAAGCGCGAGTTATCTTTCGAAAGATTTAGATGATATGAAATTTAATTTCTACGGTAAATATTTAAGAGGTCAGGATGTTCAGCGAGCGCAGGATAAAAGAGGGTTCGAATTGATCAACAGCTCTCTGGGTGAAGCATTCGGAAAGTTGTATGTTGACAAATATTTCCCGGCTGAAGCAAAAGCTCAGATGGTAGAACTGATCGGTTATTTGAAAAAGAGTTTCGCTGAGCATATCACGAATTTAGGCTGGATGTCTCCCATTACCAAAGAAAAAGCTTTAAACAAACTGAATAAATTTACCGTAAAAGTAGCTTATCCAGACAAGTGGAAAGACTATTCTAAACTGGCTATTAATCCTAAAGATACCGGTGGCACTTTATACGGAAATCTACAGAATTTAACTTCCTGGCAATATGACAGAGAACTCGAGAAAGTAGGCAAGCCGGTTGACCGTACCGAATGGGGAATGACGCCTCAGACGGTGAATGCATATTACAATCCGGTAAACAACGAAATCGTTTTTCCGGCCGCGATTTTACAGCCGCCTTTCTTTAATCCAAAAGCAGATGCAGCCATTAATTTCGGCGGAATCGGAGCGGTTATCGGTCACGAAATCACCCACGGTTTTGATGATTCTGGAGCACAGTTCGATGCAGATGGGAATTTGGTAGACTGGTGGACGCCAGAAGATAAAGCCAATTTCGAGAAAGCCACGAAAGCTCTCGCAGCGCAATATGACAAATATGAACCTGTTAAAGGAACTTTCGTGAACGGAACTTTTACCAATGGTGAAAATATCGCAGATTTAGGTGGTGTAAATATTTCTTACGATGCTTTGCAGATGTATTTAAAAGACCACGGAAATCCAGGATTGATCAGTGGCTATTCACAGGAGCAAAGATTCTTTATGAGTTGGGCAACGGTTTGGAGAACCCTTCAGAAAGAAGCCGCTCTGATTAATCAGATCAAAACCAATGAGCATTCGCCCGGGTTGTACCGTGCATTCGGTCCACTCGTAAACACTGATGCTTTCTACAAAGCTTTTAATGTGAAAGAAGGAGATCAACTTTATAAAAAACCAGAAGACAGAGTGAAAATCTGGTAA
- a CDS encoding head GIN domain-containing protein gives MKKIAVGLMMFVMQYSFAQVTRNVGEFSSLKVYDKINVVIIPSNQNKVEAESADVETVNKNGELKIRMAPVRILQGNQVSVKVYYQTLNDLQASQGSSISSTETLKSKMLSLTANEGSRIILGIDTGKLNIKTNSGGEIKVSGKADHQDIVVNSGGKFNGQNVESQSATVAANAGGIAEVFASESVNATTRAGGIIDVYGDPDDRKFKNVIGGKITFK, from the coding sequence ATGAAAAAGATAGCTGTGGGCTTGATGATGTTTGTGATGCAATATTCTTTTGCGCAGGTGACAAGAAATGTAGGAGAATTTTCATCACTGAAAGTATATGATAAAATCAATGTGGTGATTATTCCATCGAATCAAAATAAAGTAGAAGCCGAAAGTGCCGATGTAGAAACGGTGAACAAAAACGGCGAGCTGAAAATAAGAATGGCTCCGGTCAGAATATTGCAGGGAAATCAGGTTTCTGTCAAAGTGTATTATCAAACGCTCAACGATTTGCAGGCCAGCCAGGGATCTTCAATCAGTTCAACCGAAACTTTGAAATCGAAAATGTTGAGTTTAACCGCCAATGAAGGTTCAAGAATTATTTTAGGAATTGATACCGGAAAACTGAATATCAAAACCAATTCCGGCGGAGAAATTAAAGTTTCCGGAAAAGCGGACCATCAGGATATCGTGGTGAATTCCGGTGGTAAATTTAATGGTCAAAATGTAGAATCTCAAAGCGCAACCGTTGCCGCAAATGCCGGTGGAATTGCTGAAGTGTTTGCTAGTGAATCCGTAAATGCAACCACAAGAGCTGGCGGAATCATCGATGTTTATGGCGACCCAGACGACCGCAAATTTAAAAATGTGATTGGCGGCAAGATCACCTTTAAATAG
- a CDS encoding response regulator yields MKQYPIPDNERERIEKLEFLDLLDLEKDPELNVFAEGASLIADCPVSLISIMAKDSQHINSCVGLQLDCVNRQDTVCQYVIANKEILIISDTLLDERSSHNALIIEAGIRFYLGIPLIDDEGFALGTLCVIDYQPKKLSENQIITLQKMAEAVTKLLINKKKNIQADYFQQIFDITNNLVCVLHSDFKLKDLNPAFEEAFEIKKESTLHQSLVTILGENNTELKTLAETFPRKDEVLCTTSTVTDLQKTITVEWSFKQNHSDIFCFGRNITSQIEENQKLENAEKRFRNFFQNAIGLMSLHDLEGNILGVNQKGRELLDYSEEEIKGLNLKDLVPQANWPSLNDYLTRIASNKKDIGNMLLQKKGGEEVIWMYHNILETDEEGNPYVMSTALNVTEKMALEKDLIYTKKILEQTGDVAQVGGWELNLRKNTIYWSQSVKEIHKVQPDFTPTFENATEFYHGENNEKLNFSLQQAIQKGIPYDQELQLLRADGVLIWVRVKGVPEFDNGVCTKVFGIIQDIDATKRTYLELAEKEAMLRSFIKYTPVSVAMFDRKLNYLSVSKSWEKEFYMNDSEIIGEHMFTISPNIPEERSKIYFDALKGKAYKNENLEIKVAGSDELKNYNIEVSPWYLSEGNIGGVIVSAQNITDYIKVNEDLKKAKEIADIASKAKSEFLSNMSHEIRTPLNGVIGFSDLLLKTPLNEMQTQYLNYINESGESLLNIINDILDFSKIESGKMELLEDKSNIYDLVSQVVNVILYQSQRKNIELLLNIEQGLPKTLWLDESRIKQVLINLLGNAVKFTDHGEIELKVEKLNIENENLTLRFAVRDTGIGIPAEKQTRIFDAFMQEDSSVSKKYGGTGLGLTISNNILKYMDSHLSLSSEPQKGSVFYFDITVPYETESFGDEEDLNINNALIVDDNENNRIILQHMLAYKNINSTLAANGMEALQILMKGERFDVILMDYHMPVISGLETIQKIKELFHQQDELSPLIVLHTSSEEHEVINSFRQDDKSFCLLKPIKSDELYTTLKRAVKDQVKQTEELNGPSENKQSLFPDSLNVLLVDDNPVNMVLNNKIMQSLIPQAHLTEMADGMQALNACKNNSFDLILMDVQMPVMDGIEATKHIRLLPQYKEVPIIGVTAGNILGEKEKCLAAGMDDFLPKPLRQADLLEKLIQNVALHENEQTAKMVNRDQYLDVSLLNEQVGEDQEFRIMFLNLVLQELTLSQERLKNAIIEGNIDDIKKILHKLKGTSGTAGLFKLAETSANWENKIETSGDCQSLEKEMKTEIAIGLDLMKGLLN; encoded by the coding sequence ATGAAGCAATATCCGATCCCCGATAATGAAAGAGAACGTATCGAAAAATTAGAATTTTTGGATTTGTTGGATTTGGAAAAAGATCCAGAGTTGAATGTTTTTGCAGAGGGAGCAAGTCTTATCGCAGATTGCCCGGTTTCCTTGATCTCTATTATGGCAAAGGATTCGCAGCATATAAACAGTTGTGTAGGCCTTCAGCTAGATTGTGTAAACCGTCAGGATACGGTGTGCCAATATGTGATTGCTAACAAGGAAATATTAATTATTAGTGACACCCTTCTGGACGAGCGGTCTTCTCATAACGCGTTGATTATAGAAGCAGGAATCCGTTTCTATCTGGGAATTCCACTGATCGATGATGAAGGGTTTGCTTTGGGAACGCTTTGCGTGATCGACTACCAGCCAAAAAAACTTTCCGAAAACCAGATCATCACGCTTCAAAAAATGGCTGAAGCCGTAACAAAACTTTTAATTAACAAAAAAAAGAATATTCAAGCCGATTATTTTCAACAGATTTTTGATATTACCAATAATTTAGTTTGTGTACTCCATTCGGATTTTAAACTGAAAGACCTGAACCCTGCTTTTGAAGAAGCTTTTGAAATCAAAAAAGAAAGTACGCTTCATCAGTCTTTGGTAACTATTTTAGGAGAAAACAATACCGAACTCAAAACGCTGGCGGAAACTTTCCCCAGAAAAGATGAAGTATTATGCACCACCTCCACTGTTACTGATCTGCAAAAAACGATAACCGTGGAATGGTCCTTCAAACAAAACCATTCTGATATTTTTTGTTTTGGCCGGAACATCACCTCTCAGATAGAAGAAAATCAGAAACTCGAAAACGCTGAAAAAAGGTTTAGAAATTTTTTCCAGAATGCGATCGGACTCATGAGCCTGCACGATTTAGAGGGGAACATATTGGGTGTTAACCAAAAAGGCCGTGAACTGCTTGATTATTCCGAAGAGGAGATCAAAGGTTTGAATTTAAAGGATCTTGTTCCGCAGGCAAACTGGCCATCACTGAATGATTACCTAACCAGAATTGCGTCGAATAAGAAAGACATAGGAAATATGCTTCTGCAGAAAAAAGGTGGCGAAGAAGTAATCTGGATGTACCACAACATACTGGAAACTGATGAAGAAGGTAACCCCTATGTCATGAGCACCGCCCTGAATGTCACTGAAAAAATGGCTTTGGAAAAAGATTTAATTTATACCAAAAAAATACTTGAGCAGACCGGTGATGTTGCGCAGGTAGGAGGATGGGAATTAAACCTGCGAAAAAACACCATTTACTGGTCACAATCTGTGAAGGAGATTCATAAAGTACAGCCGGATTTTACCCCTACATTTGAGAATGCCACAGAATTCTACCATGGAGAAAATAATGAAAAACTTAATTTTTCACTTCAGCAGGCGATACAAAAAGGAATACCTTATGACCAGGAACTTCAGCTTCTGCGGGCAGACGGTGTGCTGATTTGGGTAAGAGTTAAAGGAGTTCCGGAATTCGACAATGGCGTCTGCACCAAAGTCTTTGGGATTATTCAGGATATTGATGCAACCAAAAGAACCTATCTGGAACTGGCAGAAAAGGAAGCGATGCTGCGGTCTTTTATTAAATACACGCCTGTGTCTGTAGCAATGTTCGACCGAAAACTCAATTATCTGTCTGTAAGCAAATCCTGGGAAAAAGAGTTTTACATGAATGATTCCGAAATCATCGGCGAGCACATGTTCACGATCTCTCCTAATATCCCGGAAGAAAGATCCAAAATATATTTTGATGCCTTAAAAGGTAAAGCTTATAAAAATGAAAACTTAGAGATTAAAGTTGCCGGCAGTGACGAATTGAAAAATTACAATATAGAAGTAAGTCCCTGGTATCTTTCAGAAGGAAACATTGGTGGCGTAATCGTTTCGGCACAAAATATTACCGATTATATTAAAGTAAATGAGGATCTAAAAAAGGCAAAAGAAATAGCAGATATCGCCAGCAAAGCCAAGTCCGAATTTTTATCCAATATGAGTCACGAAATCCGAACGCCGCTCAATGGAGTTATTGGATTTTCAGATCTGTTACTCAAAACTCCGCTTAATGAAATGCAGACTCAGTACCTCAATTACATCAATGAGTCAGGCGAAAGTTTGCTTAATATCATCAATGATATCCTTGATTTTTCTAAAATAGAATCAGGGAAAATGGAACTGTTGGAAGACAAATCCAATATCTATGACCTGGTAAGTCAGGTGGTGAATGTCATTCTTTATCAGTCACAGAGAAAAAACATAGAACTGCTTCTGAATATAGAACAGGGACTGCCAAAAACGCTGTGGCTGGATGAATCCAGAATCAAACAAGTCTTAATCAACCTTCTCGGCAATGCCGTTAAATTTACAGACCACGGAGAAATCGAACTCAAAGTGGAGAAGCTGAATATAGAAAACGAAAATCTCACGTTGCGTTTCGCAGTGAGGGATACCGGAATTGGTATACCTGCCGAAAAACAAACCCGCATTTTTGATGCTTTTATGCAGGAAGACAGTTCCGTAAGTAAAAAATATGGCGGTACCGGATTGGGACTTACCATTTCCAATAATATTTTAAAATACATGGACAGTCACCTGTCGCTTTCCAGTGAACCACAAAAAGGTTCTGTGTTTTATTTCGACATCACCGTTCCTTATGAAACTGAAAGTTTTGGTGATGAAGAGGATTTAAATATAAATAATGCACTGATTGTAGATGATAACGAAAACAACCGTATCATTCTGCAACATATGCTGGCCTACAAAAACATCAACTCAACATTAGCTGCCAATGGAATGGAAGCGCTTCAGATTTTAATGAAAGGAGAACGCTTTGACGTTATATTAATGGATTATCACATGCCGGTAATTTCCGGTTTGGAAACCATCCAAAAAATAAAGGAGCTATTCCACCAGCAGGATGAACTTTCGCCGCTAATTGTATTGCATACCTCCTCGGAAGAACACGAAGTGATCAATTCTTTCCGGCAGGATGACAAATCTTTCTGTCTGTTAAAACCGATTAAATCAGATGAACTTTACACTACATTGAAGCGCGCTGTTAAAGATCAGGTTAAGCAAACTGAAGAACTCAATGGTCCGTCCGAAAATAAGCAGTCTCTGTTTCCAGATTCATTAAATGTTCTTCTGGTTGATGACAATCCTGTGAATATGGTATTGAACAATAAGATCATGCAGTCCCTTATTCCGCAAGCACATTTAACGGAAATGGCAGATGGTATGCAAGCACTGAATGCCTGCAAAAACAATAGCTTCGATCTTATCCTTATGGATGTTCAGATGCCTGTGATGGACGGAATAGAGGCGACAAAACACATCCGTTTATTACCTCAGTATAAAGAAGTTCCTATCATTGGCGTTACGGCAGGAAATATTTTGGGTGAAAAAGAAAAATGCCTCGCCGCAGGAATGGACGATTTCTTACCTAAACCTTTAAGACAGGCCGACCTTTTAGAAAAACTGATTCAAAATGTCGCTCTTCATGAAAATGAACAAACTGCCAAAATGGTAAACCGCGATCAATATCTTGATGTCAGTTTACTGAATGAACAGGTTGGCGAAGATCAGGAGTTCCGAATAATGTTCTTAAATTTGGTCCTGCAGGAACTCACTCTTTCTCAGGAAAGATTAAAAAATGCAATCATAGAGGGTAATATTGATGATATTAAAAAGATACTGCACAAACTGAAAGGAACTTCCGGAACCGCCGGCCTGTTTAAACTCGCAGAAACTTCTGCAAACTGGGAAAACAAAATAGAAACATCTGGAGATTGCCAGTCACTGGAGAAAGAGATGAAAACTGAAATAGCAATTGGGCTGGATTTAATGAAAGGACTGCTAAATTAA
- a CDS encoding response regulator transcription factor — MVILIAEDDELILKTIEHKLLKDGYKVILSRNGKEAIDHIQNTDINLIITDIMMPFASGIEILSAIKSTGKKIPVIMLSSMGQEEVVLNAFDLGASDFIVKPFSPNELMLRTKRLISK, encoded by the coding sequence ATGGTAATTCTAATCGCCGAAGACGACGAATTGATTCTAAAAACAATTGAACATAAATTACTCAAAGATGGATATAAAGTTATTTTAAGCCGGAATGGTAAAGAAGCCATCGACCATATACAAAACACAGACATAAACCTTATCATCACGGATATAATGATGCCTTTTGCCTCGGGAATAGAAATCCTTTCGGCCATTAAATCAACAGGGAAAAAAATACCCGTTATTATGCTTTCGAGTATGGGGCAGGAAGAAGTGGTTCTGAATGCTTTTGATTTGGGCGCCTCTGATTTCATCGTGAAACCTTTCAGTCCCAATGAATTGATGTTGAGAACCAAAAGATTGATTTCAAAATAG